The bacterium DNA window ACGACAGCGCGGCCATGGCCGCGATCTCGGCCCTCGACGGTCAGAGCATGGACGGCCGTAACCTGAGCGTGAACGAGGCCCAGGATCGTCCGAAGCGCACCGGCGGCGGCGGCGGCGGCTTCGGCGGCGGCAGCGGCGGCGGCTACGGCGGTGGCAGCGGTGGTGGCCGCAGCGGCGGCGATCGCGGCGGCCGCGGCTGGTAATCCGGCGGGTCGACCGATAGACGTCAGAGGACCCCGCTCCCGACCAGGGAGCGGGGTTTCTTCATGCCGGCGACAGCCCTGCAATGCAGAGGCGCCGCCGCTTGCGCGACGGCGCCCCGTATGGATCAGCTTCGGTGGCGCTGGGTTCCCCCGCTCGGGGCGAGCCCGCGGACCACGTCCGGGAGTGTCCCCTCAACGCAGGGGCGCCACCTCCGCCGAGCCTCTACTGTCTGAACTCACTGGATCACCTCCTATTCGGGCGAACCACCCGTGGCGAGTCCCAACTCGCCCGGCCCCCCCGGCCGCCCTGGCCTCGGGGACCGCCGCACCGGTGCGCGGAGATCATGGCCTGATTCTACGGGAACTCCGGCGCGTCGGCAAGTCCCCCGTCGGATACGGGGTTGCGCGCCCGTTCCGCCGGGGCCATCGTGGAGACGGGTAGCGCGCCCGACCGTCCCGAGCCGCAGGATCGTCGTGACCGACCAACTGATCCGCCTCGCCGCCGCCTGCCTGCACCGCGGGGAAGAACCGCCGCTGGGCGGCGGGCGTCCGGTCGGCAATCTCTTCTTCGCCGGCTGCAACCTGCGCTGCGGATTCTGCCAGAACCACCAGATCAGCCACCACCCCGAGGCGGGCGCTTCGATCACGCCGGCGGCGTGCGCGGAGCGGATGCTGGAACTGGTCGCGGCCGGCGCCGGCGCGATCGGTCTGGTCACGCCCACGCACCAGGGCGTCGCGGTGGCGCGCGCCGTGGAGTTGGCGCGGTTGCAGGGGCTCGCCCTGCCGGTGATCTACAACTCCAACGGCACCGACGGGCCGACCGTGCTGGCGCGTTTCGATGGCCTGGTCGACCTGTACCTGCCGGATTTCAAG harbors:
- a CDS encoding RNA-binding protein gives rise to the protein DSAAMAAISALDGQSMDGRNLSVNEAQDRPKRTGGGGGGFGGGSGGGYGGGSGGGRSGGDRGGRGW